The following are encoded together in the Buteo buteo chromosome 2, bButBut1.hap1.1, whole genome shotgun sequence genome:
- the KCNS1 gene encoding delayed-rectifier potassium channel regulatory subunit KCNS1, with the protein MVNKTLNYWGPSFEEDVININVGGLRRRLSSSALSKFPDTRLGRLLSCDSEESILQLCDDYDVSAREFYFDRNPGFFLYVLHFYQTGKLHVMEELCVFSFCQEIEYWGINEFFLDSCCSYRYHERKLESRHHNWDEESEVSSVDTSPDEISDINHDLLRYSTLRCGNMRKRLWLTMENPGYSIPSKLFSFVSISVVLVSIATMCIHSMPEYQEVDENGNVLDEPVLHKLEYFCISWFTFEVTSRLLLSPNPRKFFKHPLNLIDIVSVLPFYFTLLVDVTMGSDSELGNLGKVVQVFRLMRIFRVLKLARHSTGLRSLGATLKHSYREVGILLLYLAVGVSVFSGVAYTAEKEEDVGFDTIPACWWWGTVSMTTVGYGDVVPVTVAGKLAASGCILGGILVVALPITIIFNKFSHFYRKQKALEAAVRNSGKKDPEDAESVSSHDRDSEALSESSLGRGSPDRRGLTPGAHPTP; encoded by the exons ATGGTCAACAAGACCTTAAATTACTGGGGTCCCAGTTTTGAGGAGGACGTTATCAACATCAACGTGGGGGGTCTGAGGAGGCGGCTCAGCTCCAGTGCCCTCTCCAAGTTCCCCGACACCCGCCTGGGACGCCTGCTCTCCTGCGACTCAGAGGAGTCCATCCTGCAGCTCTGCGATGACTACGACGTGAGCGCCAGGGAGTTCTACTTTGACCGAAACCCCGGCTTCTTCCTCTACGTGCTCCACTTCTACCAGACGGGGAAGCTGCACGTCATGGAGGAGCTGTGCGTCTTCTCCTTCTGCCAGGAGATCGAGTACTGGGGCATCAACGAGTTCTTCCTGGACTCCTGCTGCAGCTACCGCTACCACGAGCGCAAGCTGGAGAGCCGGCACCACAACTGGGACGAGGAGAGCGAGGTCAGCAGCGTGGACACGTCCCCCGATGAGATCTCTGACATCAACCACGACCTGCTGCGCTACAGCACGCTGCGCTGCGGCAACATGCGCAAACGCCTCTGGCTCACCATGGAGAACCCCGGCTACTCCATCCCCAGCAAACTCTTCAGCTTCGTGTCCATCAGTGTGGTGCTGGTTTCCATAGCCACCATGTGCATCCACAGCATGCCCGAGTACCAGGAGGTGGATGAGAACGGCAACGTGCTCGATGAACCCGTCCTGCACAAGCTGGAGTATTTCTGCATCTCCTGGTTCACCTTTGAAGTGACTTCCCGCCTCCTGCTCTCCCCCAACCCCAGGAAGTTCTTCAAGCACCCGCTGAACCTGATTGACATTGTCTCAGTGTTGCCCTTCTACTTCACCCTCTTGGTGGACGTGACCATGGGCAGTGACTCGGAGCTGGGCAACCTGGGCAAGGTCGTGCAGGTGTTTCGGCTCATGAGGATATTCCGGGTGCTGAAGCTGGCTCGGCACTCCACCGGACTGAGGTCGCTGGGGGCCACCTTAAAG CACAGCTACCGGGAGGTGGGGATCCTGCTGCTCTACCTGGCCGTGGGGGTCTCCGTCTTCTCTGGCGTGGCCTACACCGCCGAGAAGGAGGAAGACGTCGGCTTTGACACCATCCCAGCGTGCTGGTGGTGGGGCACGGTCAGCATGACCACCGTGGGCTACGGCGACGTGGTGCCCGTCACCGTGGCGGGCAAGCTGGCTGCCTCGGGCTgcatcctggggggcatccTGGTCGTGGCGCTGCCCATCACCATCATCTTCAACAAGTTCTCCCACTTTTACCGCAAGCAGAAGGCGCTGGAGGCGGCCGTGAGGAACAGCGGGAAGAAAGACCCCGAGGACGCGGAGAGCGTGTCCAGCCACGACCGAGACTCAGAGGCTCTGAGCGAGTCctccctgggcagaggcagccccgACCGCCGCGGTCTGACCCCCGGCGCCCACCCCACACCCTGA